In the genome of Flaviflexus ciconiae, one region contains:
- the nuoL gene encoding NADH-quinone oxidoreductase subunit L, with the protein MTTNAIAATGNVELIWLAVAIPLVSAGILLLAGKGANRWGHWLGILASLGSLVIGVMAALDLLGQDSSNRIQEHILYEWIPGGDLDVALGFRVDPLSITFVLLVTFVGTLIHIYSVAYMEKDRDRRRFFAYLNLFVASMLLLVLGNSYLVLFVGWEGVGLASYLLIGFWNQVPEYATAGKKAFVMNRVGDMGMLLAMMTMFASFGTVSFDGVAGAAGGASEGVLTAIGIFLLVAACGKSAQFPLQAWLGDAMAGPTPVSALIHAATMVTAGVYLMVRSGFIFEGAPTAQLLVAIIGTITLIFGAIVGSAKDDMKKVLAASTMSQIGYMMLAAGLGPIGAAFAIFHLVTHGFFKAGMFLGAGSVMHAMNDEVDMRGFGGLWKHMKVTWVTFGLGYLAIIGFPFLSGFYSKDYIIEAAFVGEGWQPWVFGTATLLVAGLTAFYMSRLFFMVFHGKPRWSSEGPNAKHPHESPALMTIPMIILAIGSVGLGWFLDAGDRFVTFLEPVTGAVEHLEPVIPVPVIIGLTLTLVAIGVAVAYVMYVRNDVPAKAPAANVLVNAARNDLHQDAINENLFMRPGQWLTRGVDGTDRGLIDGLVMAVARSFGSVGRSIGKIQNGYARSYAGVMTLGIVVVVILALAARI; encoded by the coding sequence GTGACTACTAACGCAATCGCAGCAACCGGCAACGTGGAGCTCATCTGGCTCGCCGTCGCCATTCCGCTCGTCAGCGCAGGCATCCTTCTCCTCGCGGGGAAGGGCGCTAACCGCTGGGGCCACTGGCTGGGCATCCTTGCCTCCCTCGGCTCCCTCGTTATCGGCGTCATGGCCGCGCTTGACCTGCTGGGCCAGGATTCTTCGAATCGTATTCAGGAGCACATCCTTTACGAGTGGATCCCCGGCGGGGACCTCGATGTTGCGCTGGGCTTCCGGGTTGACCCGTTGTCGATCACGTTCGTTCTTCTTGTGACGTTCGTTGGCACGCTCATTCACATCTACTCGGTGGCGTACATGGAGAAGGACAGGGACCGTCGCCGGTTTTTTGCCTACCTCAACCTATTCGTTGCCTCGATGCTCCTCCTTGTTCTTGGTAACTCCTACCTGGTCCTCTTCGTGGGCTGGGAGGGCGTGGGCCTTGCCTCGTACCTGCTCATCGGATTCTGGAACCAGGTCCCCGAGTACGCGACCGCAGGCAAGAAGGCATTCGTCATGAACCGTGTCGGTGACATGGGCATGCTGCTCGCCATGATGACCATGTTCGCCTCGTTCGGCACCGTCAGCTTCGACGGTGTGGCCGGTGCCGCTGGTGGCGCCAGCGAGGGCGTCCTCACCGCGATCGGCATCTTCCTACTGGTAGCTGCGTGCGGTAAGTCCGCACAGTTCCCCCTCCAGGCATGGCTCGGTGACGCAATGGCGGGCCCGACCCCGGTCTCCGCCCTCATCCACGCCGCCACCATGGTGACCGCCGGTGTCTACCTCATGGTCCGTTCCGGTTTCATCTTCGAGGGCGCACCCACCGCTCAGCTACTGGTTGCCATCATCGGTACGATCACGCTGATCTTCGGTGCCATCGTCGGTTCCGCGAAGGACGACATGAAGAAGGTGCTGGCAGCATCGACCATGTCCCAGATCGGTTACATGATGCTGGCTGCGGGCCTTGGCCCGATCGGTGCCGCATTCGCCATCTTCCACCTCGTCACGCACGGCTTCTTCAAGGCCGGCATGTTCCTCGGAGCTGGCTCCGTCATGCATGCGATGAACGACGAGGTCGACATGCGAGGCTTCGGCGGACTGTGGAAGCACATGAAGGTCACCTGGGTGACGTTCGGACTGGGCTACCTTGCCATTATTGGTTTCCCGTTCCTGTCTGGCTTCTACTCGAAGGACTACATTATCGAGGCCGCGTTTGTCGGCGAGGGCTGGCAGCCCTGGGTGTTCGGTACCGCAACACTGCTGGTCGCCGGACTAACCGCCTTCTACATGTCGAGGCTGTTCTTCATGGTCTTCCACGGTAAGCCCCGCTGGAGCTCCGAAGGCCCGAATGCTAAGCACCCGCACGAGTCCCCGGCTCTCATGACGATCCCCATGATCATCCTGGCCATCGGATCCGTTGGACTGGGCTGGTTCCTCGATGCTGGAGATCGCTTCGTCACGTTCCTCGAGCCGGTCACCGGAGCCGTTGAGCACCTGGAGCCGGTTATCCCGGTCCCCGTGATCATCGGGCTGACCCTAACGCTCGTCGCCATCGGCGTTGCCGTTGCCTACGTCATGTACGTTCGCAACGACGTGCCCGCGAAGGCACCTGCCGCCAATGTCCTGGTCAACGCTGCCCGCAACGACCTGCACCAGGACGCCATCAACGAGAACCTGTTCATGCGCCCCGGCCAGTGGCTGACGCGCGGCGTGGACGGGACCGATCGGGGCCTCATCGACGGCCTCGTCATGGCTGTGGCACGGAGCTTCGGCTCCGTGGGACGCAGCATCGGCAAGATCCAAAACGGTTACGCACGAAGCTACGCGGGTGTTATGACGCTCGGTATTGTCGTCGTCGTCATCCTGGCCCTCGCGGCGCGGATCTGA
- the nuoK gene encoding NADH-quinone oxidoreductase subunit NuoK, with the protein MNYAVLAFILFAIGAVAVLTRRNAIIALMGVELMLNSCNLALVTFARMHGDITGQTVAFFVMVVAAAEVVIGLGIIVSIFRTRRSASVDAPNLLKN; encoded by the coding sequence ATGAATTACGCAGTGCTGGCATTCATTCTGTTTGCCATCGGTGCGGTAGCCGTTCTCACCCGGCGCAACGCGATAATTGCCCTCATGGGTGTTGAGCTCATGCTGAACTCGTGCAATCTGGCGCTCGTCACGTTCGCCCGCATGCACGGGGACATTACGGGCCAGACGGTGGCGTTCTTCGTCATGGTTGTCGCCGCCGCCGAGGTCGTCATTGGCCTGGGCATCATCGTGTCCATCTTCCGAACCCGCAGGTCCGCGTCCGTTGACGCGCCGAACCTGCTCAAGAACTGA
- the nuoI gene encoding NADH-quinone oxidoreductase subunit NuoI, whose protein sequence is MSDNQSSDRRPVDPALYSPKKKGAIGRFFAPVAGFGVTFSSMFRPAATEEYPFKRTPTQPRFHGRHQLNRYADGLERCIGCELCAWACPADAIYVEAGANTPDEQYAPGERYGAVYQINYLRCILCGLCIQACPTRALTMTNEFDSLVGPTRESLIFEKQDLLAPMLDGMLAAPHPMVEGTTDDDYYRNEVTGPTKEQIDWVAERRPDDPTLKAARPVEEAAK, encoded by the coding sequence ATGAGTGACAACCAGTCCTCGGATCGCCGCCCGGTTGATCCGGCACTGTACAGCCCGAAGAAGAAGGGAGCGATCGGCAGGTTCTTTGCCCCGGTCGCTGGCTTCGGCGTCACGTTTTCGTCGATGTTCCGCCCGGCCGCAACTGAGGAGTACCCCTTCAAGAGGACCCCGACCCAGCCGCGCTTCCACGGCAGGCACCAGCTGAACCGTTACGCGGACGGCCTGGAGCGCTGCATCGGATGTGAACTGTGCGCATGGGCGTGCCCGGCCGACGCGATTTACGTTGAGGCTGGCGCGAACACCCCGGATGAGCAGTACGCACCGGGTGAGCGCTACGGAGCGGTCTACCAGATCAACTACCTGCGCTGCATTCTGTGCGGGCTCTGCATTCAGGCCTGCCCGACGCGCGCACTGACGATGACGAACGAGTTCGACTCCCTCGTGGGACCGACTCGCGAGTCCCTCATTTTCGAGAAGCAGGACCTCCTGGCCCCGATGCTCGATGGCATGCTGGCTGCGCCCCACCCGATGGTGGAGGGCACGACCGATGACGACTACTACCGCAACGAGGTCACGGGACCGACCAAGGAGCAGATCGACTGGGTGGCAGAGCGCCGTCCCGACGACCCGACTCTCAAGGCTGCGCGTCCCGTTGAGGAGGCAGCGAAGTGA
- a CDS encoding NADH-quinone oxidoreductase subunit J yields MNPFLSAGIDPVTGTVTTGETILFWVLAPLMVIAALGLLFAKKAVYATISVVFVMVMLAFIYTALEAPFLGVVQVIVYTGAIMMLFLFVLMLVGVDSSDSIVESIKGQRWVAALGGIGIVLVLAGAVFTATDLPTPVGMAEVNAESNPVAVATDIFGNHVIAMELSGALLITAAMGAMVLTHREKLKPRKTQLDVANEKMMAYAESGVHPGQAPNAGLFAESNSSTNPALTAGGRPVEESVSRILRIRGQARTVGEISPRTVERIARASDERPGLDGPTTFGKIGQVGLPGMPGAKAPLAPTQSTEISATGPAFDEDSQSDEVPTAAETQAAEEVKPESSKEENK; encoded by the coding sequence GTGAATCCGTTCCTGAGCGCCGGGATTGACCCGGTCACCGGGACCGTCACCACGGGAGAGACCATTCTCTTCTGGGTGCTGGCGCCTCTCATGGTGATCGCGGCTCTCGGCCTGCTGTTCGCCAAGAAGGCCGTATACGCAACGATCTCCGTCGTCTTCGTCATGGTCATGCTCGCCTTCATTTACACGGCCCTCGAAGCACCGTTCCTCGGTGTTGTCCAGGTGATCGTCTACACCGGCGCAATCATGATGCTCTTCCTCTTCGTCCTCATGCTCGTGGGCGTTGACTCCTCCGACTCGATCGTTGAGTCAATCAAGGGCCAGCGTTGGGTTGCCGCCCTCGGCGGCATCGGTATTGTCCTCGTGCTTGCGGGTGCTGTCTTTACAGCAACCGACCTGCCGACCCCGGTTGGCATGGCAGAGGTCAACGCAGAGTCCAACCCCGTTGCTGTAGCCACCGACATCTTCGGTAACCACGTGATCGCCATGGAGCTTTCGGGCGCCCTGCTCATTACGGCAGCGATGGGAGCCATGGTTCTCACGCACCGCGAGAAGCTGAAGCCGCGTAAGACGCAGCTGGATGTCGCGAACGAAAAGATGATGGCGTACGCCGAGTCCGGCGTGCACCCCGGCCAGGCCCCCAACGCGGGCTTGTTTGCCGAATCGAACTCGTCGACGAACCCGGCCCTCACCGCGGGCGGCAGGCCCGTCGAGGAATCCGTCTCCCGCATCCTCCGCATCCGCGGCCAGGCCCGTACCGTTGGCGAGATCTCGCCCAGGACGGTCGAGCGCATTGCGCGCGCAAGCGACGAGCGTCCGGGCCTCGACGGCCCGACCACGTTCGGCAAGATCGGCCAGGTTGGCCTGCCGGGTATGCCGGGCGCCAAGGCCCCGCTTGCCCCGACCCAGTCGACCGAGATCTCCGCAACCGGCCCGGCCTTCGATGAGGACTCACAGTCCGATGAGGTCCCGACCGCAGCGGAGACGCAGGCGGCCGAAGAGGTCAAGCCGGAGTCTTCGAAGGAGGAGAACAAGTGA
- the nuoN gene encoding NADH-quinone oxidoreductase subunit NuoN, which produces MTNFVTPDIDWAALTPILVVMGAAVLGVLVEAFAPRNSRRSVQVTITFLALAGALVSVVWRWTVVDTEDAQAVVGGQLIEDPFTLMAQGIVLVSALLAAFVIADRTQTREGSFAASAATRPGSQEERELIRAGVQQTEVYPLVLFAVTGMLAFPAAGDLLTLFIALEVLSLPLYILSGMSRRKRLISQEAALKYFLLGAFSSAFFLMGVALLFGFSGSVRYSEVAQATTATVGMEWMLIIGIVFVLVGLLFKVGAVPFHSWTPDVYQGAPTPITGFMAAGTKIAAFAAMIRFLYVIAPGMAGDLEVLLWVIIIVTMLVGTVLGIIQTDIKRMLAYSSIAHAGFVLIAATSFEISGISATLFYLLAYGVATVGAFGIVTLVREKDSNGNITGEATSLKAWAGLGKRKPALAVSMLIFLLSFAGIPLTGGFVGKFTAFAAGIEGGAWPLVVIAVLASAATAFFYFRLVVLMFFEDSDERTTVVSSEGMSLVAIVIAAIATIALGVFPGPVLDLIGNAAVLLP; this is translated from the coding sequence GTGACTAACTTTGTGACCCCAGATATCGATTGGGCAGCACTCACTCCGATCCTCGTGGTCATGGGTGCCGCCGTTCTCGGAGTCCTGGTCGAGGCCTTCGCTCCGCGTAACTCCCGTCGCTCCGTCCAGGTGACGATCACGTTCCTTGCCCTCGCCGGAGCGCTTGTCTCCGTCGTGTGGCGCTGGACCGTTGTTGACACCGAAGACGCGCAGGCAGTTGTGGGCGGACAGCTCATCGAGGATCCCTTCACCCTCATGGCCCAAGGCATTGTCCTTGTCTCCGCTCTGCTCGCGGCCTTCGTTATCGCCGACCGCACGCAGACCCGCGAAGGTTCCTTCGCGGCATCGGCAGCAACCCGTCCCGGTTCTCAGGAGGAGCGCGAGCTCATCCGTGCCGGCGTTCAGCAGACCGAGGTTTACCCCCTCGTTCTGTTCGCCGTCACCGGCATGCTGGCCTTCCCCGCAGCGGGCGACCTGCTGACGCTGTTCATCGCCCTCGAAGTTCTCTCGCTGCCGCTTTACATCCTGTCGGGCATGTCACGCCGCAAGCGCCTCATCTCGCAGGAGGCCGCACTCAAGTACTTCCTGCTCGGTGCGTTCTCGTCGGCCTTCTTCCTCATGGGCGTTGCCCTCCTGTTCGGATTCTCCGGATCCGTCCGCTACTCCGAGGTTGCTCAGGCAACAACGGCGACGGTCGGCATGGAGTGGATGCTCATCATCGGCATTGTCTTCGTCCTCGTCGGCCTACTCTTCAAGGTCGGTGCCGTTCCGTTCCACTCCTGGACCCCGGACGTGTACCAGGGCGCTCCGACCCCGATCACGGGCTTCATGGCGGCAGGCACGAAGATCGCTGCCTTTGCGGCAATGATCCGGTTCCTCTACGTCATTGCCCCGGGCATGGCGGGCGACCTCGAGGTTCTCCTCTGGGTCATCATCATCGTGACGATGCTGGTCGGTACCGTTCTCGGTATCATTCAGACCGACATTAAGCGCATGCTTGCCTACTCGTCGATCGCCCACGCGGGCTTCGTCCTGATCGCGGCCACGTCGTTCGAGATCTCGGGCATCAGCGCCACGCTGTTCTACCTCCTGGCCTACGGCGTAGCAACGGTCGGTGCCTTCGGCATCGTCACCCTCGTTCGCGAGAAGGACTCAAACGGCAACATCACGGGCGAGGCAACCTCGCTCAAGGCATGGGCCGGGCTCGGCAAGCGCAAGCCCGCACTTGCCGTGTCGATGCTGATCTTCCTCCTCTCGTTTGCCGGTATTCCGCTCACGGGTGGCTTCGTCGGTAAGTTCACCGCCTTCGCCGCCGGTATTGAGGGCGGGGCATGGCCGCTGGTTGTCATCGCCGTTCTTGCATCCGCAGCGACCGCGTTCTTCTACTTCCGTCTCGTCGTCCTCATGTTCTTTGAGGATTCGGACGAGCGGACGACGGTAGTCTCCTCGGAGGGCATGAGCCTCGTGGCGATCGTCATCGCAGCTATCGCGACCATCGCACTCGGTGTGTTCCCCGGACCTGTCCTTGACCTCATTGGAAACGCGGCGGTGCTACTCCCGTGA
- a CDS encoding NADH-quinone oxidoreductase subunit M has translation MDTPQTAAFPWLTVLILVPLVAAIILAAVKPLHRQAKTYGVVVSVLVLAGAIIAFVSEFDTATAGTVQLAETYSWIPSIGVSLAWGVNGMGAVMIGLAVVLVPLVILTADSDRFLRPHEEQSGRRDAGYVAWVLALEAVMIAIFAAQDVFLFYVLFEAMLIPVYFLIGSYGGPKRKAAALKFLLYSLAGGLVMLVGVVAAYVSGPGGPEGFLIANLAGSVDGSQTAQMLMFLSFFIAFAVKAPMFPVHTWLPDATEEAPAGTSALLVGVLDKVGTYGMIALCLPLFPGAAQDAAPVIMILALISIIWGGFMAIASKDLMRLIAFTSVSHFGFMVMGIFSGSETAMTGAILYMVAHGVGTAALFLIVGYLAKRGGSQMVTDYGGWQRVTPLLAGGFLIAGLATLSLPGLSGFVPEFMVLAGTFEVSKLIAGISVIGVILAALYILLPYQRVFTGPRPAIEVKDLGVSEKTVTGVLVALMLALGFVPGPIIEIVEPVAEQSAVIVADNAFATSALTEGNLK, from the coding sequence ATGGATACCCCACAAACGGCAGCCTTTCCCTGGCTGACTGTCCTAATCCTGGTGCCCTTGGTCGCAGCCATTATCCTGGCCGCCGTCAAGCCGCTCCACCGTCAGGCGAAGACCTATGGCGTCGTCGTCTCAGTCCTGGTCCTAGCGGGTGCGATCATCGCATTCGTCTCCGAGTTCGACACGGCAACCGCTGGCACCGTCCAGCTGGCCGAGACCTACTCGTGGATCCCGTCGATTGGCGTTTCGCTCGCATGGGGCGTGAACGGCATGGGGGCGGTCATGATCGGCCTTGCCGTCGTGCTCGTCCCGCTCGTCATCCTCACGGCTGACTCGGATCGCTTCCTGCGTCCTCACGAGGAGCAGAGCGGCCGCCGCGACGCCGGTTACGTCGCCTGGGTCCTTGCTCTCGAAGCCGTCATGATCGCGATCTTCGCGGCGCAGGACGTGTTCCTGTTCTACGTGCTCTTCGAAGCAATGCTCATCCCGGTCTACTTCCTGATTGGCTCTTACGGTGGCCCGAAGCGCAAGGCAGCGGCACTGAAGTTCCTGCTGTACTCGCTTGCTGGCGGACTCGTCATGCTTGTCGGCGTTGTCGCCGCGTACGTCTCCGGACCGGGTGGACCCGAAGGCTTCCTCATCGCCAATCTGGCAGGCTCGGTTGACGGCTCGCAGACAGCACAGATGCTCATGTTCCTGTCCTTCTTCATCGCGTTCGCGGTGAAGGCCCCGATGTTCCCGGTCCACACGTGGCTCCCCGACGCAACGGAAGAGGCACCGGCCGGAACATCCGCGCTGCTCGTCGGCGTCCTCGACAAGGTCGGCACCTACGGCATGATCGCCCTGTGTCTTCCGCTCTTCCCGGGCGCCGCACAGGACGCAGCGCCGGTCATCATGATCCTGGCTCTGATCTCGATCATCTGGGGTGGCTTCATGGCCATCGCTTCGAAGGACCTCATGCGCCTCATCGCGTTCACCTCGGTGTCGCACTTCGGCTTCATGGTGATGGGTATCTTCTCCGGATCCGAGACCGCCATGACCGGCGCGATCCTGTACATGGTTGCGCACGGTGTGGGAACGGCAGCGCTGTTCCTCATCGTTGGCTACCTCGCAAAGAGGGGCGGCTCGCAGATGGTGACCGACTACGGTGGCTGGCAGCGCGTCACCCCGTTGCTTGCGGGCGGCTTCCTCATCGCCGGTCTTGCGACCCTGTCCCTGCCGGGCCTGTCGGGCTTCGTTCCCGAGTTCATGGTCCTGGCCGGAACGTTCGAGGTCTCGAAGCTTATCGCAGGCATCTCCGTCATCGGCGTTATCCTCGCGGCTCTGTACATTCTCCTGCCGTACCAGCGGGTATTCACCGGACCGCGGCCCGCCATCGAGGTCAAGGACCTGGGAGTCTCCGAGAAGACCGTCACCGGTGTTCTCGTGGCCCTGATGCTGGCCCTCGGCTTCGTCCCCGGCCCGATCATCGAGATCGTTGAGCCGGTCGCGGAACAGTCCGCCGTCATCGTCGCGGATAACGCATTTGCTACGTCCGCGCTCACCGAAGGGAACCTCAAGTGA
- the nuoH gene encoding NADH-quinone oxidoreductase subunit NuoH, which translates to MLATFPAAMAEPVADFSQDTWWIWLIKAVFIVLYLILSVILALWVERRGLGLMQTRKGPNVTGIFGFGQAFADAIKLMLKEDFWLKGAEKAIYFVAPAISALCAFSIYAVMPFGPEVSMFGIETPLQLADSSVALLYVLAVASFGVYGLVLGGWSANSTYPLLGSIRSAAQVISYELAMGLSLLSVFLVSGTMSTSAMVDDQTSLWNVFICLPAFITYFISMVGEVNRLPFDLPEAEGELVAGHTTEYSGMKFGWFYLSEYINMLNVSTIAVVVFMGGWRAPWPISAINDGMFNEGWWPMIWMFLKTWVFMFCLIWIRGTLLRMRYDQFMKLGWKVLIPVALGWLVAVAIIQGLGTFTDIDTQMILIILAAIFLVIFAVLWFVEGKSDDRDDPGDGTVIDPKDEFDAFSGGYPVPPLPGQSLPPSPRAKRAPAYSSTAKEADSDE; encoded by the coding sequence ATGCTCGCAACATTTCCTGCGGCGATGGCTGAGCCGGTCGCAGATTTCTCCCAGGACACCTGGTGGATCTGGCTGATCAAAGCCGTTTTCATCGTCCTGTACCTGATCCTCTCCGTGATTTTGGCCCTCTGGGTGGAGCGCCGCGGTCTCGGCTTGATGCAGACGCGAAAGGGCCCGAACGTTACCGGTATCTTCGGTTTCGGCCAGGCATTCGCGGACGCGATCAAGCTGATGCTCAAGGAAGACTTCTGGCTGAAGGGCGCAGAGAAGGCAATCTACTTTGTCGCCCCCGCGATCTCCGCTCTCTGTGCGTTCTCGATCTATGCGGTTATGCCGTTCGGTCCCGAAGTTTCCATGTTCGGCATCGAGACGCCACTGCAGCTTGCCGACTCCTCGGTTGCACTGCTTTACGTGCTGGCAGTTGCCTCGTTCGGTGTCTACGGCCTGGTGCTCGGTGGCTGGTCCGCTAACTCCACATATCCGCTGCTGGGTTCGATCCGAAGCGCCGCCCAGGTGATCTCGTACGAGCTCGCCATGGGTTTGTCGCTCCTGTCGGTTTTCCTCGTTTCCGGCACGATGTCAACATCGGCGATGGTCGATGATCAGACGAGCCTGTGGAACGTGTTCATCTGCCTCCCCGCATTCATCACGTACTTCATTTCGATGGTTGGCGAAGTTAACCGTCTGCCCTTCGACCTCCCCGAAGCTGAGGGTGAGCTGGTTGCCGGTCACACGACCGAGTACTCCGGTATGAAGTTTGGTTGGTTCTACCTGTCCGAGTACATCAACATGCTGAACGTTTCGACGATCGCCGTTGTTGTGTTCATGGGCGGCTGGCGTGCACCGTGGCCGATCTCTGCCATCAACGACGGAATGTTCAACGAGGGCTGGTGGCCCATGATCTGGATGTTCCTCAAGACCTGGGTATTCATGTTCTGCCTCATCTGGATCCGCGGCACGCTACTGCGTATGCGTTACGACCAGTTCATGAAGCTCGGTTGGAAGGTCCTGATCCCCGTTGCCCTCGGGTGGCTGGTCGCCGTTGCGATCATCCAGGGACTCGGCACCTTCACAGATATCGATACGCAGATGATCCTCATCATCCTGGCCGCTATCTTCCTCGTCATCTTCGCTGTTCTCTGGTTCGTTGAGGGCAAGAGCGATGACAGGGATGATCCGGGAGATGGCACGGTGATCGACCCGAAGGACGAGTTCGATGCGTTCTCCGGTGGTTACCCGGTCCCGCCGCTGCCCGGCCAATCCCTACCGCCCTCGCCACGTGCGAAGCGAGCTCCCGCATATTCGTCTACCGCAAAGGAGGCAGATTCCGATGAGTGA